A window of Bufo gargarizans isolate SCDJY-AF-19 chromosome 9, ASM1485885v1, whole genome shotgun sequence contains these coding sequences:
- the LOC122919367 gene encoding uncharacterized protein LOC122919367 translates to MIKRKIMSRTQKESNIHKVKIQQTYWAKDTTEEVLTEKGALRTGKVVEEVEYYDTNLYDLAVNESWLSKAGKEWRLIIDKTKATKLEIHSPSKKTLRERQVNATDPKTQTSPNIPKCKQDVHRADRNGNTDPETPRNLTCYELVEEKGIIECLSRILHIDVEFDNVQISNFLDKAGIQKYISVSNVTQETFQLRDIYMVVIKQDGVSSKKSVVISINVEIDNVTQGFQRIEHLANELDLQSQHV, encoded by the exons ATGATAAAAAG AAAAATCATGTCAAGAACACAGAAAGAGTCCAACATCCACAAGGTGAAGATCCAGCAGACATACTGGGCGAAGGACACAACCGAAGAGGTGTTGACAGAGAAGGGGGCCCTTCGAACAGGTAAAGTGGTGGAGGAGGTGGAATATTATGACACAAACCTGTACGACCTCGCCGTCAATGAGTCCTGGCTGAGCAAAGCAGGGAAAGAATGGAGACTGATTATTGACAAAACGAAGGCAACAAAGCTGGAAATCCACAGTCCTTCGAAGAAGACTTTGAGGGAAAGACAAGTCAACGCCACCGACCCCAAGACACAAACATCTCCAAATATACCAAAATGTAAACAAGATGTCCACAGGGCTGATCGTAATGGGAATACAGACCCTGAAACACCAAGAAATCTAACTTGCTATGAATTGGTAGAAGAAAAAGGAATAATTGAATGTCTCTCCCGAATCTTACACATCGATGTAGAGTTTGACAATGTACAGATAAGCAACTTTTTAGACAAGGCTGGGATCCAAAAATATATCAGTGTCAGCAACGTCACGCAGGAGACCTTCCAGCTCAGGGACATCTACATGGTAGTCATAAAACAGGATGGGGTCTCCTCCAAGAAGTCTGTGGTGATCTCTATCAATGTAGAGATAGACAACGTGACCCAAGGATTTCAGAGGATTGAACATTTGGCGAATGAACTAGACCTCCAATCTCAACATGTTTAA